GAAGTAAGTGGTTACATTAAGTTCAGCGATATTGTTGATGGCTTAACTGTAACTCGTCAAACGGATGAATTGACTGGTTTATCTTCTGTTGTAGTACAAGATGTGGGTGAACGTGCAACTGCGGGTAAAGATTTACGTCCAGCATTAAAATTAGTTGATGCACAAGGCAATGAAATTTTACTTTCAGGTTCTGATACTCCAGCACAATACTTCTTACCAGGTAAAGCAATTGTAACCTTAGCCGATGGGGCAGAAATTTTTGCAGGTGAAGCATTAGCACGTATTCCACAAGAATCGACTGCAACAAAAGATATTACGGGTGGTCTTCCACGAGTGGCGGATTTATTTGAAGCACGTAAACCAAAAGAGCCAGCTATTTTGGCTGAAATCTCAGGTATCGTTTCGTTTGGTAAAGAAACCAAAGGAAAACGCCGCTTGTTAATTACTCCAGCCGAAGGCGAAGTGTACGAAGAAATGATCCCGAAATGGCGTCAGCTCAACGTATTTGAAGGTGAGATGGTTCAACGTGGTGACATTATTTCTGATGGTGCAGAAACACCACACGATATTTTACGTTTACGTGGCGTTCACGCAGTAACTGATTATATTGTGAATGAAGTGCAAGAAGTTTACCGCTTACAAGGGGTAAAAATTAACGATAAGCACATCGAAGTAATCGTTCGCCAAATGCTGCGTAAAGCGGTGATCACTAATGCGTATGACTCAGAATTCTTAGCAGGTGAGCAAGTTGAAGTTGCTCGAGTGAAGATTGTCAATCGTAAGCGTGCTGAAGAAGGTAAACCGTTGGTAGAGTTTGAACGTGAATTGCTTGGTATTACTAAAGCCTCACTTGCAACAGAATCATTTATTTCTGCGGCATCGTTCCAAGAAACGACACGAGTATTAACGGAAGCTGCAGTTGCAGGCAAACGTGATGAATTACGTGGCTTGAAAGAGAACGTGATTGTGGGTCGTTTAATTCCAGCGGGTACAGGTTTTGCTTATCACCAAAACCGTTCAAAACGCCGTATTGAAAATGAAGTGATTGATGCAGAATCTTCACTTATTGCCTCAAGTTTTGCAACGGCTGAGGAGATTGAAGCTGAAACACAAACATCTATTGCAGATGAAGCAACCCAAAATCTGGCTGCATTATTAAATGCAGGAATGGATTTTGATGATAATGAATAATCATTACTAATCGATTAAAAAGCCCCAAGCATGAAAATGCTTGGGGCTTTTTATTAACTTAATTGATAAAAAGTATGAATAACTTACCGCTTGTATATCAGCCTAATAGCCATAGCAATAAATTGATATTCAAAATTCCAAGACCAACGCTAAGTAAAATATTATTGAACCATTTATAGCTGAGTAATACGCCGATTAACGCAATAATTTGTGCAATTAGCATCGTATATTCACCCGTTGTTTTAGGTATATTTAGGCTTGTTAATACAAGTAATAACATAATTACAAGCGGTAATATTTTGTTTAATTTTTGCAAGATGGGGTGTGTAAGTAGTGAGTTTGGGATAATTAACGGAATAAAACGACAGAGCTGTGTGCCGAGCGTGAGTGCAATCAACATTAAAATAAGATTGATATTTTCCATTATGGATTTTCCTGTTTAGGGCGATGAAAAGATTGAGGCAGAAAGGCAACGGCAATAATTGAAAGCAAAATAGCAATGAGCAGAATATACTGATTACTGATTTGATGTGCCAATAAAAATGCAATAAGTGCGATAAAAATAGATTTCCATTGCTTCTGAGTTTTATACTGTTCATAGGTAAGAATAGCGAATAAACAAGGCAGAGCAAAATCTAAATGTTGAATATATTGTGAGGCAGAATCTCCTAATACAATGCCTATAATGGTGGCAAGTGTCCAGTAAAGCACCCCTAATAGGCTTGTTTTGAGGAGTAATGCTCGGCGAGTATTGGGTGAAAGTGTGCTGAGTAGTGCAAAGTTCTCATCGGTCATATAGGCGACACTAAGAGTTCGCTTAAGTTTTTCTTTAGGAAGATCTTGGCGTATGTTTAAGGTATAAAAAATAAAACGTAAGCTAATCAATAGTGTGCTAAGAAAAACAGAAACAAGCCCTGTCCCTGAAATAAAAAAGGGAATAGCTGCATATTGAGCTGTGCCAGAAAATACGGTAAAAGACATCGCAATGGTGAACCACATTGGCATTCCTGCGCTGGTTGCAAGAATACCATAAGCTATACCAGCAGCAAGGTAGCCCATAAAAATAGGGGCGGTTAATTTAGCAGCATTTTGCCAGCTATTTTCGGTGCTAAACGCCATATTTTCCTCTGTGAAAAGTAATAAAATTGCAATATTTATGAGTAAGTTACCGCTTGTTGTATAGAGATTTTAGCTTGTATTGAATAAAATAAACACAATATGCGTCTATTTAATCTTATCTTTTACTTGCTAGGTATAATTCTTTTGCTTTCGGCACTAAACGTTGTAAATTTTCTTGGCGAGCTGCATTAGTTGGATGAGTTGAGGCGATTGATTCTAATAGCCCACCAGAAGAACCTGTTACTTGTGCCATTTTTCGCCATACATTTGGTGCGGCTTCAGGGTTATAGCCAGATTTTGCCATTAGCATTAACCCTTCTTCATCAGCTTCGGTTTCTTGGCTACGAGAAAAAGGCTTATTCAACCCATATTCTGTAAGTACATCAATCGCATCAAATCCCCCTAAATCCGTTGAAATACCTTGTGTCTGTAAGGCAATTTTTCCGATTTGAGTAACAATGCCTGTAATCGCACTTAAATTGCGGTCAGATTTACCGTGTTCTTTGAGTGCGTGAGCCATTTCGTGTCCCATTACCACTGCAATTTCATCATCGGTTAAATTTAATTTATCAACTAACCCTGTGTAAAACGCCATTTTGCCGCCCGGCATTGCCCAAGCATTTAGCTCATTGCTTTTTAACACCACGATTTCCCATTGAAAAGGTATGCCCGTTGTATTTGCCTGCTGAGCATAAGGTTTGATGTGATTAAAAACTGTTTGAATTCGTTTTGCTGTTGGTGATGTAGTATCAATGGCGTGTTCTGCATTTGCTTTTTGCTTTAGTTGCATATAGCTATTAGCGGCTTCTTGGTTGATACTTGAGGTACTTACACAAGCGGTTAGACCGACAGAAAAAAATGCAGTAACAATCAGTTTTTGGAACGTTTTCATAATCTTTTCTTATCTCTTGCTTATAAAAAATGCCAAAGTATGCTTTGGCATTTCATCAGTAAATTAGCTGCTATTTTTTAGCACGTTCAAATGAGTCTAAAATTTCTTGGCGGGCAGCATCAACACCTTCCCAGCCTTCTACTTTTACCCATTTACCCGCTTCTAATGCTTTATAGCTTTCAAAGAAGTGTTGGATTTGTGCTTTTAGTAATGCAGGTAAATCACCAACATCTTTAATGTGATCGTATTCTTTACTTAATTTAGTGTGCGGTACTGCAACAACTTTAGCATCTCCACCTGCTTCATCAGTCATTTTTAATACACCAACTGGGCGGCAACGAATAACTGAACCCGGTTGTAGTGGGTAAGGCGTTGGAACTAAAACGTCCACAGGATCGCCATCAGATGATAAGGTATGGTTTACATAGCCATAATTTGCAGGATAAAACATTGCAGTTGCCATAAAGCGATCGACAAACAATGCACCACTTTCTTTATCCACTTCATATTTGATTGGATCTGAGTTCGCTGGAATTTCGATTACAACGTAGATATCATCAGGTAACTCTTTACCTGCTGGTACATTTTCTAAGCCCATTTTGGTTTCCTTCTTGTTAAAAATTAGTGTAAAAAGCGAGGCAATTATAGCTGATCCAAAATAGAACTAAAAGCAAGCGGTAAGATTTAGCTAGAAATTTGCCATATCAGCCATAAAACTAAGTTTATATTGTTGCATTTATTGCAATTATAAATAGCAAAAATATCACTTTTTGCAATGTTAAAAAATCGTTATACTGCTAATACATTAAGTAAACATTTCATCATAAGATAAGGACACAACAATGGCTAACTATTTCAATACACTTAATTTACGTCAGCAATTAGATCAGCTTGGGCGTTGCCGTTTTATGGATCGCTCTGAATTTGCCGATGAAGCAAATTTCTTAAAAGGTAAGAAAATTGTCATTATCGGTTGCGGTGCACAGGGGCTAAACCAAGGATTAAATATGCGTGATTCAGGGTTAGATATTAGTTATGCCTTACGTCCTGAAGCGATTGCAGAAAAACGTGCGTCTTTTCAACGTGCTACAGAAAATGGTTTTAAAGTAGGTACTTACGATGAGCTAATTCCAACGGCTGATTTAGTCATCAATTTAACGCCAGATAAACAGCACTCAAAAGTTGTTGCAGATGTTATGCCATTAATCAAAAAAGATGCAGCAT
This portion of the Vespertiliibacter pulmonis genome encodes:
- a CDS encoding AzlD domain-containing protein, whose amino-acid sequence is MENINLILMLIALTLGTQLCRFIPLIIPNSLLTHPILQKLNKILPLVIMLLLVLTSLNIPKTTGEYTMLIAQIIALIGVLLSYKWFNNILLSVGLGILNINLLLWLLG
- a CDS encoding AzlC family ABC transporter permease; translation: MAFSTENSWQNAAKLTAPIFMGYLAAGIAYGILATSAGMPMWFTIAMSFTVFSGTAQYAAIPFFISGTGLVSVFLSTLLISLRFIFYTLNIRQDLPKEKLKRTLSVAYMTDENFALLSTLSPNTRRALLLKTSLLGVLYWTLATIIGIVLGDSASQYIQHLDFALPCLFAILTYEQYKTQKQWKSIFIALIAFLLAHQISNQYILLIAILLSIIAVAFLPQSFHRPKQENP
- the ppa gene encoding inorganic diphosphatase, with protein sequence MGLENVPAGKELPDDIYVVIEIPANSDPIKYEVDKESGALFVDRFMATAMFYPANYGYVNHTLSSDGDPVDVLVPTPYPLQPGSVIRCRPVGVLKMTDEAGGDAKVVAVPHTKLSKEYDHIKDVGDLPALLKAQIQHFFESYKALEAGKWVKVEGWEGVDAARQEILDSFERAKK
- a CDS encoding M48 family metallopeptidase yields the protein MKTFQKLIVTAFFSVGLTACVSTSSINQEAANSYMQLKQKANAEHAIDTTSPTAKRIQTVFNHIKPYAQQANTTGIPFQWEIVVLKSNELNAWAMPGGKMAFYTGLVDKLNLTDDEIAVVMGHEMAHALKEHGKSDRNLSAITGIVTQIGKIALQTQGISTDLGGFDAIDVLTEYGLNKPFSRSQETEADEEGLMLMAKSGYNPEAAPNVWRKMAQVTGSSGGLLESIASTHPTNAARQENLQRLVPKAKELYLASKR